A portion of the Pedobacter cryoconitis genome contains these proteins:
- a CDS encoding RagB/SusD family nutrient uptake outer membrane protein — protein sequence MKKILSNTLKISALILLVSLSSCKKFLDVVPKGVKVPTTLADYEAMIRDEYGNQRTTITQAVLLMNDKFETTANLNYYPLYSANYFWNENADRIALNNGDETTYYNAYTAISTSNLLIEHVPAATESSEADKAQLIAQAKVLRALNYYVLTNYYADTYEEANAASKLAVPLILSADINAPHTQVSIKELYTFMLKDIEEAIPNLRATSATVLHPNLGAAYALKARLLLTMGQYAAALSSANEALKYNDKLYDWTQFYTTYKTQIEQPDVYTNAQSPMGFDFVENYYFRHGTNYNAARESALRTDRATRFETGDARFASRWKLRTVAADTYYTSITTGFYNYGGLTTTEVYLIKAECQARLNDIPGAMATLNAVRVKRIFAQNYVPLTASNMITAVKLIQRTKANELINSITTFADARRLNKDPNYATTLTKTENGQNYSLSPSSHLWTMPFPQGAFKNPGNGTIKQNVDK from the coding sequence ATGAAAAAAATATTATCAAATACACTGAAAATCTCAGCACTGATACTATTAGTTAGTTTGAGCAGTTGCAAGAAATTTCTGGATGTTGTTCCAAAAGGAGTAAAAGTTCCAACCACGCTGGCCGATTATGAAGCAATGATTCGTGATGAATATGGAAACCAGCGTACAACTATAACGCAGGCGGTACTCTTAATGAATGATAAGTTTGAAACTACAGCAAACCTGAATTATTATCCATTATACTCGGCAAATTATTTCTGGAATGAGAATGCGGACAGGATCGCACTGAATAATGGTGACGAGACAACCTATTACAATGCCTATACCGCGATATCAACAAGTAACCTCCTGATTGAGCATGTTCCTGCTGCAACAGAAAGTTCAGAAGCCGATAAAGCGCAGCTGATTGCCCAGGCAAAAGTTTTAAGAGCACTCAATTATTATGTACTGACCAACTATTATGCTGATACCTATGAGGAGGCTAATGCTGCCAGTAAATTAGCAGTGCCGCTGATCTTAAGTGCCGACATCAATGCGCCTCATACGCAGGTCAGCATTAAAGAATTGTATACCTTCATGCTGAAAGATATTGAGGAGGCAATTCCAAATCTCCGCGCCACCAGTGCAACAGTTTTACATCCGAACTTAGGTGCAGCCTATGCGCTCAAAGCTCGTTTATTGCTCACTATGGGCCAGTATGCAGCAGCATTGAGCTCGGCAAATGAGGCATTGAAGTATAACGATAAATTATACGACTGGACGCAGTTTTATACAACTTATAAAACACAGATCGAACAACCGGATGTGTATACCAATGCCCAGTCACCAATGGGCTTTGACTTTGTAGAGAACTATTATTTCCGACATGGCACAAACTATAATGCGGCACGTGAATCTGCATTGAGAACTGATCGCGCAACCAGATTTGAAACTGGTGATGCCAGGTTTGCTTCACGCTGGAAGTTAAGAACTGTCGCTGCTGACACTTATTATACCAGCATCACCACTGGTTTTTATAATTATGGCGGCCTGACCACAACTGAGGTTTATCTGATTAAAGCTGAATGTCAGGCACGTTTGAATGATATTCCAGGAGCGATGGCCACATTGAATGCCGTTCGTGTGAAAAGGATCTTCGCACAAAACTATGTTCCACTTACGGCATCGAATATGATAACGGCAGTGAAGCTGATTCAACGTACCAAAGCCAATGAGCTGATCAACAGCATTACCACTTTCGCTGATGCACGCCGATTAAATAAAGACCCGAACTATGCGACGACCCTGACAAAAACAGAAAATGGACAAAATTACTCCCTGTCCCCATCTTCTCATTTGTGGACAATGCCTTTCCCTCAGGGCGCATTTAAAAATCCGGGCAACGGGACCATTAAACAAAATGTCGACAAATAA